GGGAGATCGGTCACGGCCTTGCGGGCGACCGCCTCCTCCAGCCCGCCGGAGTGCACGTGACCCCCGCCCGGGAAGCGGGAGTCGGCGAGCATCAGCGCCGCGAGGTCCATCAGAACAGGAAGTAGCGCTGGGCCATCGGCAGCTCCGCCACCGGGTGCGGCTCGACCAGCTCGCCGTCGACGTGCACGGCGAAGCTGTCCGGGTCCACGCGGACGTCGGGCATGGCGTCGTTGAGCACCATGTCCTTCTTGCCGACCTTGCGCGTGTTGCGCACCGGCACCAGCGGGCGCGACAACCTCAGCAAGTCGGCCAGGTCGCGGTCCACGGCCTCCTGGGACACGAAGTGCACGCTGCTGCGGGCACCCGCGTACGCGCCGAACATCGGCCGGGCGAAGACCGGTTGCGGCGTGGGGATGGACGCGTTCGCGTCGCCCATCGCGGCCCACGCGATGAACCCGCCCTTGAGCACCACGGACGGCCGGACGCCGAAGAACTTGGGCTCCCACAGCACGAGGTCCGCGAGCTTGCCGACCTCGACCGACCCGACCTCGTGGTCGATGCCGTGCGCGATGGCCGGGTTGATCGTGTACTTGGCGACGTACCGGCGGGCGCGCAGGTTGTCCGGCAGCTCGCCGCGCCGGCCGTGCATGACGTGCGCGGTCTGCCACGTGCGGATGATGACCTCGCCGACCCGGCCCATCGCCTGCGAGTCGGAGCTGATCATGGAGATCGCGCCGAGGTCGTGCAGCAGGTCCTCGGCGGCGATCGTCGTCGGCCGGATGCGGCTTTCGGCGAAGGCCAGATCCTCGGGCACGGAGGGGTTGAGGTGGTGGCACACCATCAACATGTCCAGGTGCTCTTCGAGGGTGTTGACGGTGTGCGGGCGGGTCGGGTTGGTGGAGGAGGGCAGGACGTTCGGCTCGGAGACGACCCGGATGATGTCCGGCGCGTGCCCGCCGCCCGCGCCCTCGGAGTGGTAGGCGTTGATCGAACGGCCCGCGATGGCGTCCACCGTGGACTCGACGAAACCGGCTTCGTTGAGCGTGTCGGTGTGGATGGCGACCTGCACGCCGGACTCGTCGGCGATGCGCAGGGCGGCGTCGATGGCGGCGGGGGTGGTGCCCCAGTCCTCGTGCAGCTTGAACCCGCCCGCGCCGGCGTGCAGCTGCTCGCGCAGGGCGTCGTCGCGGACCGTGTTGCCCTTGCCCAGCAACAGGACGTTGACCGGCATGTGGTCCATCGCGGCGAGCATCCGGCCCAGGTTCCACGCGCCGGGCGTGACCGTGGTGGCCTTGGTGCCCTCGGCCGGGCCGGTGCCGCCGCCGATGAGCGTGGTCAGGCCGGACGCCAGGGCCTCGTCCACGATCTGGGGGCAGATGAAGTGCACGTGGCAGTCGATGCCGCCGGCGGTGAGGATCTTGCCGTTGCCGGAGATGATCTCCGTGGCGGGGCCGATCACCAGCGCCGGGTCCACGCCGTCCATGACGTCCGGGTTGCCCGCCTTGCCGATGGCGACGATCCGACCGTCCCGCACGCCGACGTCGGCCTTGACCACGCCCCAGTGGTCGAGGATGACCGCACCCGTGATGACCAGGTCCGGAGCACCCTCGGCGCGGGTGGCGGTGCCCTGGCCCATCGACTCGCGGATCACCTTGCCGCCGCCGAAGAGCACCTCGTCGCCGGAGTGCGGGCCGCGACTGCGGTCCTCGGTGACCTCGATCGTGAGGT
This DNA window, taken from Saccharothrix variisporea, encodes the following:
- a CDS encoding urease subunit alpha produces the protein MTELSRERYAELFGPTTGDRVRLADTDLTIEVTEDRSRGPHSGDEVLFGGGKVIRESMGQGTATRAEGAPDLVITGAVILDHWGVVKADVGVRDGRIVAIGKAGNPDVMDGVDPALVIGPATEIISGNGKILTAGGIDCHVHFICPQIVDEALASGLTTLIGGGTGPAEGTKATTVTPGAWNLGRMLAAMDHMPVNVLLLGKGNTVRDDALREQLHAGAGGFKLHEDWGTTPAAIDAALRIADESGVQVAIHTDTLNEAGFVESTVDAIAGRSINAYHSEGAGGGHAPDIIRVVSEPNVLPSSTNPTRPHTVNTLEEHLDMLMVCHHLNPSVPEDLAFAESRIRPTTIAAEDLLHDLGAISMISSDSQAMGRVGEVIIRTWQTAHVMHGRRGELPDNLRARRYVAKYTINPAIAHGIDHEVGSVEVGKLADLVLWEPKFFGVRPSVVLKGGFIAWAAMGDANASIPTPQPVFARPMFGAYAGARSSVHFVSQEAVDRDLADLLRLSRPLVPVRNTRKVGKKDMVLNDAMPDVRVDPDSFAVHVDGELVEPHPVAELPMAQRYFLF